Proteins found in one Drosophila busckii strain San Diego stock center, stock number 13000-0081.31 chromosome 2R, ASM1175060v1, whole genome shotgun sequence genomic segment:
- the LOC108595704 gene encoding gametocyte-specific factor 1 homolog, whose translation MSKFVKCPFDPTHVMLANRLPIHLIKCTRNNTQVEMLRCVFNTTHLIKAQEFQSHLLSCESRPDFDRFVIADALPAELSAADQIDIIQCKEDWDAEPVVESYKPESHITNKLIMRRLTGGSASVRREFRESERKRFQNITEVNQDESM comes from the exons atgtctAAATTTGTGAAATGCCCGTTCGATCCAACTCATGTAATGTTGGCAAATCGACTGCccatacatttaataaaatgcacgCGAAACAATACACAAGTGGAAATGCTTAGATGCGTATTCAACACAACGCATTTAATAAAAGCTCAAGAATTTCAG tCGCATCTGCTAAGTTGCGAAAGCAGGCCGGACTTTGATAGATTTGTAATAGCAGACGCTTTGCCTGCAGAGCTTAGTGCAGCGGATCAAATTGATATCATCCAATGTAAAGAGGATTGGGACGCAGAGCCAGTAGTCGAGTCATATAAGCCTGAAAGTCATATTACCAACAAATTGATCATGCGCAGATTAACAGGAGGCTCAGCCTCCGTTCGCCGTGAATTTCGTGAATCCGAACGCAAGCGTTTTCAAAACATAACTGAAGTAAACCAAGATGAGTCGATGTAA
- the LOC108597572 gene encoding nascent polypeptide-associated complex subunit alpha, protein MPELTEIKNEAPSTSAEAKKPEDAEVRVEDDDGSESDSEMIPELEEADTGATQLGGGATGLPIDMVSKAKQSRGEKKARKIMLKLGLKQIQGVNRVTIRKSKNILFVINNPDVYKNPHSDTYIVFGEAKIEDLSQQAQVAAAEKFKAPEAAGAADSVGAATMVAPIAEEDEEEVDDTGVDEKDIELVIAQANTTRAKAIKALKNNSNDIVNAIMELTML, encoded by the coding sequence aTGCCTGAACTCACTGAAATCAAGAACGAAGCACCTTCGACCTCCGCTGAGGCGAAGAAGCCCGAGGATGCTGAGGTTCGCGTTGAGGATGATGATGGCAGCGAGAGCGACTCTGAGATGATTCCAGAGCTGGAGGAGGCCGACACTGGCGCAACTCAGCTGGGTGGCGGTGCCACCGGTCTGCCCATCGATATGGTGTCAAAGGCCAAACAGTCACGTGGTGAGAAGAAGGCACGTAAAATCATGCTGAAACTCGGTCTGAAGCAGATTCAGGGTGTGAACCGTGTGACCATCCGCAAGTCAAAGAACATTCTGTTTGTCATCAACAATCCCGATGTGTACAAGAATCCCCATAGCGATACATACATTGTCTTTGGCGAAGCCAAGATTGAGGATCTGTCCCAGCAAGCgcaagtcgctgctgctgagaaGTTCAAGGCCCCAGAagcagctggtgctgctgatAGTGTGGGTGCCGCTACCATGGTGGCGCCTATTGCCGAAGAGGATGAGGAGGAAGTTGACGACACTGGCGTCGATGAAAAGGATATTGAGCTGGTCATAGCGCAGGCGAACACAACGCGTGCGAAGGCTATAAAGGCGCTGAAGAACAATAGCAACGACATTGTAAATGCCATCATGGAGCTAACAATGCTTTAA
- the LOC108597571 gene encoding diacylglycerol kinase epsilon, with product MDIASIELSVEALIGSLLALGVLFAFCRSILAEDVVICISGKQRHSWKSIKVLEQACFCNACEILLTPSAGLFCDCCGLCTHAEPACQRKADSLFRCKDKWLRNAQTVQHLWVRGNLPMMYTCAECGQEADHHISSSGPGLYGWRCAWCQRCYHDHCYKQVDTNSTCDLGEFRDMIYPPYCIVAARTRESVRLHLTGINPPDIEHWEPLIVIANTKSGSSTGANVLSLLRGYLHPLQVMEMGTRGPQDALQWVAKTSPRPCRILVAGGDGTIGWVLNTIYTLNIKPQPAVAIMPLGTGNDLSRVLGWGAEPPAVLDPLHILRSIRRARSINLDRYDLQIEKLHYRLPIQRHPTKTVHVYNYFSVGVDAYITYNFHKTRESRFYLLSSRIFNKLLYFTFGTQQVMQPDCERIEQKLILHLDNKRIELPELQSLVFLNIDSWGAGCKLCELSNSNGEERIYNSISDGKMEVFGIVSSFHIAQLQCNISKPVRIGQAKQIRLQVNGTVPMQADGEPWMQGPADLRLQARSQARVLKLEPSN from the exons ATGGACATAGCCAGCATTGAGCTGAGCGTGGAGGCGCTTATTGGCTCGCTGCTGGCGTTGGGcgttttatttgccttttgtcGCAGCATACTTGCTGAAGATGTCGTCATTTGCATATCGGGCAAACAACGTCACAGCTGGAAATCAATAAAAGTACTTGAACAG GCCTGCTTTTGCAATGCATGCGAGATACTATTGACACCCTCGGCGGGCTTATTCTGCGATTGCTGTGGCCTTTGTACGCACGCTGAGCCGGCGTGTCAACGCAAGGCGGATTCGCTTTTTCGCTGCAAGGACAAATGGTTGCGCAATGCGCAAACAGTGCAACATTTATGGGTGCGCGGCAATTTGCCCATGATGTATACCTGCGCTGAGTGTGGCCAGGAGGCGGATCATCATATAAGCAGCTCAGGTCCGGGACTCTATGGCTGGCGTTGTGCTTGGTGTCAGCGTTGCTATCATGATCACTGCTACAAGCAAGTAGACACGAATTCTACTTGCGATTTGGGCGAGTTTCGTGACATGATTTATCCACCCTACTGTATTGTAGCGGCAAGAACCCGCGAGTCTGTGCGTCTGCATCTCACTGGCATTAACCCGCCCGATATAGAACACTGGGAGCCCTTAATAGTCATTGCTAATACCAAATCTGGTAGCAGCACAGGTGCCAATGTACTTTCACTGCTACGTGGTTACTTACATCCGTTGCAGGTGATGGAGATGGGCACGCGTGGCCCACAAGATGCGCTGCAGTGGGTCGCTAAGACTAGTCCACGTCCCTGTCGCATATTAGTAGCCGGCGGGGATGGCACCATTGGCTGGGTGCTAAACACCATCTACACGTTGAATATAAAGCCACAACCAGCAGTGGCGATAATGCCACTTGGCACGGGCAATGATCTTTCACGTGTACTTGGCTGGGGCGCTGAACCTCCGGCTGTGTTGGATCCTCTGCATATACTGCGGAGTATACGGCGAGCACGCTCCATTAATCTGGATCGTTACGATTTGCAAATCGAGAAGCTGCACTATCGGCTGCCCATCCAGAGACATCCCACAAAGACAGTGCATGTGTATAACTATTTCAGCGTAGGCGTGGATGCCTACATTACCTATAACTTTCACAAGACACGTGAATCTCGTTTCTATCTGCTCAGCAGCCGCATTTTTAACAAG CTGCTGTACTTTACCTTTGGCACTCAGCAGGTCATGCAGCCGGACTGTGAACGCATTGAGCAGAAGCTGATATTGCATTTGGACAACAAGCGCATTGAGCTGCCAGAGCTGCAGTCGTTGGTGTTTCTCAACATTGACTCTTGGGGGGCTGGCTGCAAGCTCTGCGAGCTGAGCAACTCCAATGGTGAGGAGCGCATCTATAATTCCATCTCCGATGGCAAAATGGAAGTCTTTGGCATTGTCTCCTCCTTCCACATTGCTCAGCTGCAGTGCAACATAAGCAAACCCGTACGCATTGGTCAGGCCAAACAGATAAGG ctgcaagttaaTGGCACAGTACCCATGCAGGCAGATGGTGAACCTTGGATGCAGGGACCCGCGGATTTGCGCTTGCAGGCACGCAGCCAAGCACGCGTACTTAAGCTGGAGCCAAGCAATTAA
- the LOC108595045 gene encoding 25S rRNA (cytosine-C(5))-methyltransferase nop2, with protein sequence MGRKADYSEKEKKGPGRKTRKQGPPTFPKKSFAPMDDEDKRLSHRQKQRVAKREQKKVVQKAKLKEKREKQPVQKKQQKYNSESEPEDEEMSEQEEQVSTDEEVPQLVPIKKQLKANGVKNKKEIVAAESESDEEDIEEMEEEATDNEDEEEEDDEDEAQVGKLTDLFEGNSDDEFDVSGEEEADEEDDDESDDDENMPIERASKKLKSRQAKDAELAEEELQMTVDQADIFRFPVEGEEPEKELTLQDVQQRIKDVMQVLSDFNKHREEGRSRAEYTELLRHDLCLYYSYNEFLMEKLMDIFKLSDLMDYLEASEVARPLTIRTNSLKTRRRDLAGALINRGVNLDPLGKWTNVGLVVFNSTVPLGATPEYLAGHYMIQGASSMLPVVALAPQENERILDMCSAPGGKGSHIAAVMKNTGTLFANDANRDRIKAVVANFHRLGIVNAVISCEDATKFRNIMTGFDRVLLDAPCTGTGVVSKDPSVKTTKSEIDVQRCYNLQRKLLLTAIDCVDAKSKTGGYIVYSTCSILPEENEWVIDYALKKRNVKLVPLGIDFGEPGFTKFRQHRYHPSMNLSKRFYPHTSNMDGFYVAKLKKFSNTIPITKEQQEADEKQLDEAIAAEATATEEEAPTAGDETEETKERKLLGKRAGKPNLTDVEQDLKKKKLEQSKTKYVARVFEKPVKVPKKPKPEQPAATEQKQQESGQKKMQNDKKPENTQNYKKQGIVQKRTPKPQNDKKQENGQQKSKEAPQKPAAKTQENGKQNTQKKAKVDVAPSKPKANAKLAKAKRVDVDEVPLLEGKPIKNKSKFNQKSKQVGQLSKSKKPEGKKQKFKK encoded by the exons ATGGGACGCAAGGCAGATTATAGTGAAAAAGAGAAGAAAGGCCCTGGGCGCAAAACCCGAAAGCAGGGACCGCCCACATTTCCAAAGAAGTCTTTTG CACCAATGGATGATGAGGACAAGCGTTTGTCCCATCGACAGAAACAACGTGTGGCTAAGCGGGAGCAAAAGAAGGttgtgcaaaaagcaaagctaaaggAAAAGCGCGAAAAGCAGCCGGTGCAAAAGAAACAGCAAAAGTATAATAGCGAAAGCGAGCCGGAAGATGAGGAAATGAGCGAGCAGGAAGAGCAGGTATCAACAGATGAAGAAGTGCCGCAGCTAGTGCCAATTAAGAAACAGTTAAAGGCAAATGGTGTGAAAAACAAGAAGGAGATTGTTGCAGCTGAAAGTGAAAGCGATGAGGAGGATATAGAGGAAATGGAGGAAGAAGCTACAGACAATGAGgacgaggaggaggaggatgaCGAAGATGAGGCGCAGGTGGGCAAACTGACGGATCTGTTTGAGGGTAATAGCGACGATGAATTTGACGTATCGGGCGAGGAAGAAGCTGATGAGGAAGATGACGATGAGTCTGACGATGACGAAAATATGCCCATTGAGCgcgcaagcaaaaagttaaagaGTCGCCAGGCCAAGGATGCTGAACTGGCCGAAGAGGAGCTGCAAATGACTGTGGATCAGGCAGACATTTTCCGCTTTCCTGTCGAAGGTGAAGAGCCTGAAAAAGAGCTAACACTACAGGATGTCCAGCAGCGCATCAAGGATGTAATGCAAGTGTTATCCGATTTTAACAAACATCGCGAGGAGGGACGCTCACGTGCTGAATACACAGAGCTACTGCGTCATGACTTATGCTTGTACTACAGCTATAATGAGTTTTTAATGGAAAAGCTAATGGATATATTCAAATTGAGCGATCTAATGGACTATCTGGAGGCTTCAGAA GTAGCACGTCCACTTACCATACGCACAAATTCGCTGAAGACACGTCGTCGTGACTTGGCTGGTGCACTCATCAATCGTGGCGTTAATCTGGATCCGCTGGGCAAGTGGACAAATGTGGGTCTGGTGGTATTCAACTCTACAGTGCCTTTGGGAGCGACTCCAGAGTATCTGGCTGGTCATTATATGATACAGGGTGCCTCATCCATGTTGCCTGTGGTTGCGCTGGCGCCGCAGGAGAACGAGCGTATATTGGACATGTGCTCAGCGCCGGGCGGCAAGGGCTCGCACATAGCCGCAGTTATGAAGAACACAGGCACACTGTTTGCCAATGATGCTAATCGTGATCGCATCAAGGCAGTCGTAGCGAACTTCCATCGTCTGGGCATTGTAAATGCCGTCATAAGTTGTGAGGATGCCACCAAGTTCCGCAATATAATGACGGGCTTCGATCGCGTGCTGCTGGATGCACCTTGCACGGGCACAGGCGTGGTCTCTAAGGATCCTAGTGTGAAGACTACCAAGTCGGAAATCGATGTGCAGCGTTGTTATAATCTACAGCGCAAACTTTTACTCACAGCCATTGATTGTGTAGATGCCAAGTCAAAGACGGGTGGTTATATTGTCTACTCCACATGCTCCATACTGCCAGAGGAGAACGAATGGGTCATAGATTATGCGCTCAAGAAGCGTAATGTTAAGCTGGTGCCGCTGGGCATAGACTTTGGTGAGCCTGGCTTTACCAAGTTCCGTCAGCATCGCTATCATCCCAGCATGAATCTAAGCAAACGCTTCTATCCACATACAAGCAACATGGATGGCTTCTATGTGGCCAAGCTGAAAAAGTTCTCCAACACCATACCCATAACCAAGGAGCAGCAGGAAGCGGACGAGAAGCAGCTGGATGAGGCCATAGCAGCTGAAGCAACTGCCACAGAGGAAGAGGCGCCAACAGCTGGCGATGAAACTGAGGAAACAAAGGAACGCAAGCTATTGGGCAAGCGTGCAGGCAAACCCAACCTGACCGATGTGGAGCAGGATCTGAAAAAGAAGAAGCTggagcaaagcaaaacgaaataTGTAGCCAGGGTATTTGAGAAGCCCGTGAAAGTGCCCAAGAAGCCCAAGCCTGAGCAGCCCGCAGCTACAGAGCAGAAACAGCAAGAGAGtgggcaaaagaaaatgcagaACGATAAAAAGCCAGAGAATACACAAAACTATAAGAAACAAGGGATTGTACAAAAGAGAACGCCGAAACCGCAGAACGATAAAAAGCAAGAGAATGGACAACAGAAGAGCAAGGAAGCTCCACAAAAGCCAGCGGCCAAGACGCAAGAGAATGGCAAGCAAAATACACAGAAGAAAGCAAAAGTAGACGTCGCGCCAAGCAAACCGAAGGCTAATGCCAAATTGGCCAAGGCAAAGCGCGTAGACGTGGATGAAGTACCTCTGCTAGAAGGTAAACccatcaaaaataaaagtaaattcaaCCAAAAGTCCAAGCAAGTTGGACAGTTGAGCAAGTCGAAAAAACCAGAGGGtaagaaacaaaaatttaagaaataa
- the LOC108595608 gene encoding neprilysin-4 produces the protein MNLTAASLMLALLQACVAAEQDINVATVRRIRQNMLPHVSPCVDFWSYACGNWSLPFVDNFQLAEQRYAVEMTAILADELQQEQAPQLLQAMRDYFKACGKQQSQELKELKQQQLQLWAWLGKLRQYGLNGVFFEQTVDVAYNDSKRYVLQLKMPASADLEQLAVDAELQQFVWQLRDLTASYDSEESTIQSWSFDELQQQIPQINWQMYFEALLTFDLSAVRVEVSDVAYLRAVGQLLQRSQPSNIAAYVQLQLAKFMQQARPKRGSNYDCIQHMRALLPLGMNYIYNRYVYKTRATDMQQLQALFATLKQVFAKYLTANRLSLNQQQLAYLRNKLQHMQLQLGNLPPNATSSYYNAHYGSISFANDFEHNLLAALQLRTRLQHAPLMQPHAQLQLDTYYVNDDLFVARNAPYFEPERNTLTVPLIFMQLPFYHQSQHPVFRHSLMGFILAHELNHAFEHEGILYDYAGNESPLGASIRQQPAYQLALKCVVQESTTAALKERLADVNGLQLAYDAFFGLNHDSSQFAYLPYAFEQRLLAPQLFHLNFAQFFCGRLPIALGHDMDNVRVYIAQKYLHQFAIDFKCAPTSATNCSLWRA, from the exons atgaatttgacTGCAGCAAGTTTAATGCTAGCTTTGCTGCAAGCTTGTGTGGCAGCTGAGCAGGATATCAATGTGGCAACTGTGCGGCGCATACGTCAGAACATGTTGCCACATGTGTCGCCGTGTGTGGATTTTTGGAGCTATGCATGCGGCAATTGGTCGCTGCCGTTTGTGGATAATTTTCAGCTGGCGGAGCAGCGCTATGCAGTTGAGATGACAGCAATATTAGCTGATGAATTGCAGCAAGAGCAGGCGCcgcaattgttgcaagcaatgCGAGATTATTTTAAGGCTTGTGGGAAGCAGCAGTCACAAGAGTTGAAAGAGTTGAAacaacagcagttgcagctgtgggcgtggctgggcAAGTTGCGTCAGTATGGCTTAAATGGCGTATTCTTTGAGCAGACAGTGGATGTGGCCTACAATGACTCCAAGCGTTATGTGTTGCAGCTGAAGATGCCAGCGAGCGCAGATTTA GAGCAacttgctgttgatgctgagctgcagcagtttgtgtggcagctgcgcGATTTGACTGCAAGCTATGACAGCGAGGAGTCAACAATACAGAGCTGGAGCTTtgatgagctgcagcagcaaataccgCAAATTAATTGGCAAATGTATTTTGAAGCATTGCTGACATTTGATTTGAGCGCAGTGCGTGTGGAAGTGAGCGATGTGGCATATCTACGTGCCGtggggcagctgctgcagcgcagccagcCGAGCAACATTGCAGCCtatgtgcaactgcaactggcaaAGTTTATGCAGCAAGCGCGGCCTAAGCGTGGCAGCAACTATGACTGCATACAACACATGCGCGCGCTGTTGCCGCTGGGCATGAACTATATCTACAATCGTTATGTGTACAAAACACGCGCAACGGatatgcagcagttgcaagcaCTGTTTGCCACACTGAAGCAAGtgtttgccaaatatttaacagcaaaTCGTTTGAGCTTAAACCAACAGCAATTGGCTTATCTAcgcaacaagctgcaacaCATGCAACTACAGCTGGGCAACTTGCCACCGAATGCCACTAGCAGTTACTATAATGCACATTATGGCAGCATTAGCTTTGCTAATGATTTTGAACACAATCTGCTTGCCGCTTTGCAACTGCGCACGCGTTTGCAACATGCACCACTAATGCAGCCGCACGCACAGTTGCAACTTGACACTTACTATGTTAATGATGATTTGTTTGTGGCACGCAACGCGCCCTACTTTGAGCCCGAACGCAATACGCTAACAGTGCCGCTCATCTTCATGCAGTTGCCATTCTACCATCAAAGTCAGCATCCAGTCTTCCGACACAGTCTTATGGGTTTCATTTTGGCGCATGAGCTCAACCATGCCTTCGAACATGAAGGCATACTCTACGACTATGCTGGCAATGAATCCCCATTGGGTGCGTCTATACGACAGCAGCCTGCCTACCAACTGGCGCTTAAGTGTGTAGTGCAGGAGTCAACTACAGCGGCGCTTAAGGAGCGTCTGGCGGATGTTAATGGTCTGCAATTGGCCTACGACGCGTTCTTTGGACTGAATCATGATTCCTCGCAATTTGCTTATCTGCCATATGCCTTCGAGCAGCGGCTGCTGGCGCCACAGCTTTTCCACTTGAACTTTGCACAGTTTTTCTGCGGCCGTCTGCCCATTGCACTGGGCCATGATATGGACAATGTGCGCGTGTATATTGCTCAAAAGTATTTGCATCAGTTTGCCATTGATTTCAAATGCGCGCCAACGTCAGCAACTAACTGTTCACTCTGGCGTGCATAA
- the LOC108596586 gene encoding diuretic hormone receptor, producing the protein MAEDDYRALVEHWNSLPEEKLSSISTDDLQRAVIGVQQLGHSGVPYTNETQCLQQAELEANVTHNEGLHCATAFDTVLCWPRTKAGNWAILPCFEEFKGVHYDTTENASRFCHANGSWDNYSNYTSCHQQTGDVPMVPEFSASVDLPAIIYNCGYFISLATLILGLIIFISFKDLRCLRNTIHANLFLTYITSALLWILTYFLQVITSESSEAGCITLVIMYQYFYLTTFFWMFVEGLYLYTLVVQTFSAENISFITYALIGWGCPAICIIIWSTAKAFASSMDMDGHINGLEIECSWMRESHVDWILKGPASLAILSNLVFLVRIMWVLITKLRSAHTLETRQYYKASKALLVLIPLFGITYLLVLTGPEQGISRHLFESMRAILLSTQGFFVALFYCFLNSEVRQTLRHRFLRWRESRDIHSTNSLKNRRSKDYSHRSRTESLRTEECVICLRPALHTRLGSLKRYHSIDLTDFV; encoded by the exons ATGGCTGAAGATGATTATCGCGCACTGGTCGAGCACTGGAATAGTCTGCCAGAGGAAAAGCTATCCAGCATCTCGACAGACGATCTGCAACGCGCCGTAATTGGCGTCCAGCAGCTAGGGCACAGCGGTGTGCCCTACACCAATGAGACACAATGCCTGCAACAGGCCGAGCTGGAGGCCAATGTTACACACAATGAG GGATTACACTGTGCTACAGCATTTGACACTGTGCTCTGCTGGCCACGCACCAAGGCTGGCAACTGGGCCATACTGCCTTGTTTCGAGGAGTTTAAGGGCGTACACTACGACACAACAG aaAATGCAAGTCGCTTCTGCCATGCAAATGGCTCTTGGGATAATTATAGCAATTATACGAGCTGTCATCAGCAAACTGGAGATGTGCCCATGGTGCCAGAATTCTCAGCTAGCGTGGATCTGCCCGCTATTATATACAACTGTGGCTATTTTATAAGTTTAGCCACCTTGATATTGGGCCTAATTATATTCATTAGCTTCAA AGACTTGCGCTGCCTACGCAATACCATACATGCGAATCTATTTCTTACCTATATAACATCAGCATTACTCTGGATTTTAACCTACTTTTTGCAAGTG ATAACCAGCGAGTCCAGCGAGGCTGGCTGCATTACGCTTGTTATAATGTATCAATATTTCTATTTGACAACATTCTTTTGGATGTTTGTTGAGG gtttgtatttgtatacgCTGGTAGTGCAAACATTTTCCGCTGAGAACATTAGCTTTATTACCTACGCCTTAATTGGCTGGGGCTGCCCGGCTATATGCATTATAATCTGGTCAACTGCCAAAGCGTTTGCGTCGTCTATGGACATGGATGGTCACATTAATGGC TTGGAAATCGAATGCAGTTGGATGCGTGAATCTCATGTCGATTGGATACTCAAAGGACCCGCTTCATTGGCTATATTAAGCAATTTGGTGTTTCTAGTGCGCATCATGTGG GTGCTCATAACCAAGCTGCGCTCCGCTCACACATTGGAGACCCGTCAGTATTACAAAGCTTCGAAGGCACTGCTTGTGCTTATACCGTTATTTGGCATTACATATTTACTTGTGTTAACTGGGCCCGAACAGGGCATAAGTCGACATCTATTCGAAAGCATGCGCGCCATATTGCTGAGCACACAG gGATTCTTTGTGGCGCTTTTCTATTGTTTTCTTAACTCTGAAGTGCGTCAAACGTTGCGACATCGCTTCTTACGCTGGCGTGAGAGTCGCGATATTCATAGCACCAATTCGCTGAAGAACCGCAG ATCAAAAGATTATTCGCATCGCTCGCGTACTGAAAGTCTACG AACTGAGGAGTGCGTCATCTGTTTGCGACCCGCTTTGCATACGCGCTTGGGCTCATTGAAGCGCTACCATAGCATTGATCTCACtgattttgtttag